The Candidatus Zixiibacteriota bacterium genome includes a window with the following:
- the cas1 gene encoding CRISPR-associated endonuclease Cas1 codes for MSKPATQQQTSLTFITLEFTLIPHHRVQLPPHPGSTLRGLLTEALKADWHRFSRDIPPEENTFWRAAFGLESSGQHTRPYSLRTPDFDRLVEAGKDGFTFSLVLFGTAAWFWQPLIELIAWWGQQTEHRRVGGRFNGNYDLSLCRCPHSGAILYESGRFSGGEPRSLGWPFARARWSELGNPSRIDLDLKSPLWLRRLANDRRREYRYFDLAAFMSNLTLRLNRLSECYGDNGCFAAEVDTDTIRVTDHTHDLSWGINSNRDRTGGKVREPTRGLVGTVTLEGDLSTIGPWLVLGSLIGVCKGTPQGLGQYDLHVPESDNASDSAVSLFDQVIEAENLQAAQEKVLADDRHEDDPLVPDLIELSDSLHEGTYRPAALHGVVLPKAAGGFRFLAVPGLEDRIVQRAVLHVLRPIVARTLEQSSYAFRLGRSRYDAARMIDRLRSEGYEYVVDADISHFFDSVDHDLLMYKLRRIVDDPRLIELIDGWVKAPVRFARLTLERDRGLPQGMVLSPILSNIYLDEFDERMERAGYRIVRYADDFIILCRTGRERSEALAEARVILMDIGLLVSDKKTRLTSFREGFDYLGFLFLNSIMMEQPQKQEPDNLSVDDAEVIRELEKLGYHLKTGPPMKIEHFPELLVKKGAPLYRTLWLDTPGARAWCRAGVVTVSCRGAELLNVPLAQIGQIMVTSSAGLSPGLVNHCLSRGVPVIYMSYSGDYLGRLASEQVDPTDVWEKQLSRSLEPEFCVEVARELIAAKIGNLREVLRRHKSKNPALQGAWEDLGRIAELAAGVRSIDTLRGLEGRASAVYFGVFANMIDSTFDFPGRNRRPPRDPVNVLLSLGYTVLRGNVHSLVEKAGLSPYIGFLHMRRKGHPALVSDMMEPFRFLVDQTVIRLINRRQVRPNQFKRSLKSSLPCLMEPAARRNYLSELETKLGERVDTGANLLDWRRVMDGYCESLKEHINGGNSAFQAFRLRL; via the coding sequence ATGAGTAAGCCTGCAACACAACAGCAAACATCGCTGACCTTCATCACGCTCGAGTTCACCCTCATCCCGCACCATCGTGTCCAGCTCCCCCCGCACCCCGGCTCCACCCTGCGCGGCCTGCTCACCGAAGCCCTGAAAGCCGACTGGCATCGGTTTAGCCGGGATATCCCGCCCGAAGAGAACACGTTCTGGAGAGCGGCCTTCGGGCTCGAGTCGAGCGGTCAACATACCCGCCCCTACTCCCTCCGCACGCCCGACTTCGACCGTCTCGTCGAAGCAGGCAAAGACGGGTTCACGTTTTCGCTGGTCCTGTTCGGCACAGCCGCTTGGTTCTGGCAACCGCTGATCGAACTGATCGCCTGGTGGGGCCAACAGACCGAACACCGCCGCGTCGGCGGGCGCTTCAACGGCAATTATGATCTGAGCCTCTGCCGTTGCCCGCACTCCGGAGCGATCCTTTACGAGTCGGGCCGTTTTTCGGGCGGCGAGCCCCGCTCGCTGGGCTGGCCGTTCGCCCGGGCACGATGGTCGGAACTCGGCAATCCCTCCCGCATTGATCTCGACCTAAAGTCACCGCTCTGGCTGCGCCGCCTCGCGAACGACCGCCGGCGGGAATATCGTTACTTCGATCTGGCGGCCTTCATGTCCAACCTTACTCTTCGTCTCAATCGGCTGAGCGAGTGCTACGGCGACAACGGCTGTTTCGCGGCCGAGGTTGACACCGATACTATCCGGGTTACCGACCACACCCACGATTTATCCTGGGGCATTAACTCAAACCGCGATCGCACCGGCGGCAAAGTCCGTGAGCCGACTCGCGGCCTGGTCGGAACGGTGACTCTCGAGGGGGACCTGTCGACTATCGGTCCCTGGCTCGTGCTCGGATCGCTCATCGGCGTCTGCAAAGGGACCCCGCAGGGGCTCGGACAATACGACCTGCATGTCCCGGAGTCGGACAATGCATCAGACTCCGCGGTCTCCCTCTTCGACCAGGTGATCGAGGCCGAGAACCTTCAGGCGGCACAGGAGAAAGTTCTGGCCGACGATCGTCACGAGGACGATCCCCTTGTCCCGGACCTGATCGAACTCTCCGACAGCTTGCACGAGGGAACCTATCGTCCGGCCGCGCTGCACGGAGTTGTTCTGCCCAAAGCTGCGGGTGGCTTTCGTTTTCTGGCCGTTCCCGGCCTTGAAGACCGGATCGTTCAGCGGGCCGTCCTGCACGTGCTTCGCCCGATCGTGGCGCGGACGCTGGAACAGTCATCGTACGCCTTCCGCCTCGGCCGGTCGCGCTACGACGCCGCGCGGATGATCGACCGGCTCCGTTCGGAAGGCTACGAATATGTGGTCGATGCGGATATCTCCCACTTCTTCGACTCGGTCGACCACGATCTGCTCATGTACAAACTCCGCAGGATCGTCGATGACCCGCGCCTGATAGAGCTGATCGACGGCTGGGTTAAGGCTCCCGTAAGATTCGCCAGACTCACCCTGGAGCGCGATCGGGGACTTCCTCAGGGGATGGTTCTCTCCCCCATCCTCTCCAATATTTACCTCGACGAATTCGATGAACGTATGGAACGCGCCGGTTACCGCATTGTCCGCTATGCCGATGACTTCATAATTCTCTGTCGCACCGGTCGGGAGAGATCCGAGGCGCTGGCCGAAGCCCGCGTCATTCTCATGGACATCGGACTGCTGGTGTCCGACAAGAAAACTCGGCTGACCAGCTTTCGGGAAGGATTTGACTATCTAGGGTTCCTGTTCCTGAACTCGATCATGATGGAACAGCCACAGAAACAGGAGCCGGACAACCTGTCCGTCGACGACGCCGAAGTTATCCGGGAGTTGGAGAAGCTGGGATATCATCTCAAGACCGGCCCGCCGATGAAAATCGAGCACTTCCCGGAGTTGCTTGTCAAAAAAGGTGCACCTCTCTATCGTACCCTGTGGCTCGACACGCCGGGCGCACGAGCCTGGTGTCGGGCTGGAGTTGTGACCGTATCCTGTCGTGGGGCTGAACTCTTGAACGTGCCATTGGCGCAGATCGGACAAATTATGGTGACCAGCTCGGCGGGGTTGTCGCCGGGCCTCGTCAACCACTGTCTTAGCCGGGGCGTCCCGGTGATATACATGTCGTATTCGGGCGACTATCTTGGCCGACTAGCCTCGGAGCAGGTTGATCCGACCGACGTATGGGAGAAACAACTGTCGCGTTCTTTGGAGCCGGAGTTTTGCGTCGAGGTCGCCCGCGAGTTGATCGCCGCCAAGATCGGCAACTTGCGCGAGGTCCTGCGCCGGCACAAAAGCAAGAATCCCGCGTTGCAGGGCGCCTGGGAAGACCTGGGGCGGATCGCCGAACTTGCGGCTGGCGTCCGCAGCATTGATACGCTACGCGGGCTGGAGGGGCGGGCATCCGCCGTCTATTTCGGAGTGTTTGCCAACATGATCGACTCGACCTTTGACTTCCCTGGCCGCAATCGTCGTCCCCCGCGCGACCCCGTGAACGTTCTCCTGAGTCTCGGCTATACGGTCCTGCGCGGAAACGTCCATTCTCTCGTCGAGAAAGCAGGCCTCTCCCCTTACATCGGCTTCCTTCACATGCGTCGCAAAGGGCACCCGGCGCTGGTTTCGGACATGATGGAGCCCTTTCGATTCCTCGTCGATCAGACGGTTATCCGTCTGATCAACCGGCGGCAGGTGAGGCCGAATCAATTCAAACGATCACTCAAGTCATCATTGCCCTGCCTGATGGAACCGGCCGCACGAAGGAACTACCTCTCCGAACTAGAGACTAAGTTAGGCGAGCGTGTTGATACGGGCGCCAACTTGCTTGATTGGAGACGAGTGATGGACGGGTATTGCGAGAGCCTGAAAGAGCACATCAACGGCGGTAACTCCGCGTTCCAAGCTTTTAGGTTGCGACTATGA
- a CDS encoding CRISPR-associated protein Csx3 translates to MAAEHVTINVEELYVGLAKLDQLEDYIRRVLDQAGEGNEVTITGKGPIWLYLRLAHALHGKALRLIYQAPNAENVLIFDHNPY, encoded by the coding sequence ATGGCAGCAGAGCACGTTACAATCAACGTCGAGGAGTTGTATGTCGGCCTGGCCAAACTCGATCAGCTTGAGGACTATATCCGGCGCGTCCTCGACCAGGCCGGCGAAGGGAACGAAGTCACCATCACCGGCAAGGGACCTATCTGGCTGTATTTGAGACTGGCCCATGCCCTGCACGGCAAAGCCCTGCGGTTGATTTACCAGGCGCCGAACGCGGAGAATGTGTTGATATTCGACCACAACCCATATTGA
- the cmr6 gene encoding type III-B CRISPR module RAMP protein Cmr6 gives MKNEQETRPIQACRDALQSLWTDPYALSEAAQASLLLDSYLSTTGDKNEGKKRLLQVAIKSVCGQHDIYTLAFDRWKKLRGSSLSTEMSVRGRLIVGLGAHTPLETGLTLHHTYGTPVIPGSALKGLAAHYCDEVWGPVDDAFAFNGDAHEALFGTQESAGHILFHDAWILPESLLTGRSLMADVMTPHHSDYYGAKAGDTENAPTDSDMPIPVSFLSVTGNFLICVECDDTSENGEKWKKFALRLLSDALTHRGVGAKTNSGYGRLIEGTEQHPAQAGQRQKPIQIQTKATRQAGDLIEVTRIETPQGREGAWFEAVDGNKGRLPKGVNSDIPLGQKSKLWIQSQTGNFYNLTSKPPKPRNPANKQKGRGRR, from the coding sequence ATGAAGAATGAACAAGAGACCAGGCCGATTCAAGCTTGCCGCGATGCCTTGCAGTCGCTTTGGACAGACCCATACGCACTGTCCGAAGCGGCCCAAGCCAGCCTTCTTCTGGACTCGTATCTGAGCACAACCGGCGACAAGAATGAGGGTAAGAAGCGTCTGCTCCAAGTCGCCATTAAGTCTGTCTGCGGCCAGCACGATATATACACCCTCGCGTTTGATCGATGGAAGAAGCTCCGCGGCAGTTCTCTCTCGACAGAGATGAGCGTGCGGGGTCGATTGATCGTCGGGTTGGGGGCTCACACACCTCTTGAGACAGGGCTGACCCTGCACCACACTTACGGCACCCCGGTAATTCCGGGATCGGCCCTAAAGGGATTGGCGGCGCACTATTGCGACGAGGTATGGGGACCTGTGGATGACGCATTTGCGTTCAACGGCGATGCCCACGAGGCACTATTCGGCACACAGGAGTCCGCCGGTCATATCCTCTTTCACGACGCCTGGATTCTGCCGGAATCGTTGCTGACCGGACGCTCTTTAATGGCGGATGTTATGACCCCGCACCACTCCGACTACTACGGCGCCAAGGCCGGCGATACGGAAAACGCGCCGACCGATTCCGATATGCCTATCCCGGTCTCATTTTTGTCGGTTACAGGAAACTTCCTAATCTGTGTTGAATGTGACGATACGAGCGAAAACGGAGAGAAGTGGAAGAAGTTCGCCCTTCGGCTGCTGTCCGACGCGTTGACACATCGGGGAGTGGGAGCCAAAACCAACTCCGGCTACGGCCGCCTAATCGAGGGAACCGAACAGCATCCTGCGCAGGCCGGCCAAAGACAGAAACCGATACAGATACAGACTAAGGCAACTCGCCAGGCCGGGGACCTGATCGAGGTGACACGGATTGAGACACCGCAAGGTAGGGAGGGCGCCTGGTTCGAAGCTGTAGACGGCAACAAGGGACGACTCCCCAAAGGCGTCAATTCGGACATCCCTCTGGGACAGAAGTCCAAACTGTGGATACAGAGCCAGACCGGCAACTTCTACAATCTCACCTCCAAACCGCCAAAGCCGAGAAACCCGGCCAATAAGCAAAAAGGGAGAGGAAGACGGTGA
- the cmr5 gene encoding type III-B CRISPR module-associated protein Cmr5: MTNKSASTRGQQRAQKAFSLVNAAANNEWKDDYGRQCMHLPMLIQQSGLAQAIAFLESKASDEKKSAYFGCLLDDFTALVGKSANRTEFAQLVRSAPVSEYQWLVREALACATWMKRYAEAVLKASYEE, from the coding sequence ATGACTAACAAGTCAGCATCAACCAGGGGACAACAACGAGCCCAGAAGGCATTCAGCCTTGTCAACGCCGCCGCCAACAACGAGTGGAAGGACGACTACGGCCGCCAGTGTATGCACCTTCCCATGTTAATCCAGCAGAGCGGACTGGCCCAGGCCATTGCCTTCCTCGAATCCAAGGCCTCCGATGAGAAGAAGTCGGCGTACTTCGGATGCCTTCTGGACGACTTCACCGCCCTGGTCGGGAAGAGCGCCAACCGGACTGAGTTCGCACAGCTCGTTCGCTCAGCGCCGGTCTCGGAGTACCAGTGGCTCGTGCGCGAGGCCCTGGCCTGCGCTACCTGGATGAAACGCTACGCCGAAGCAGTGTTGAAGGCCAGCTATGAAGAATGA
- the cmr4 gene encoding type III-B CRISPR module RAMP protein Cmr4 has product MSSKPAPYWLHAITPMHVGVGRGIGFVDLPIVREKVTNWPLIPGSSVKGVIADLNGATDDARQNESADGRLLKAAFGSSGDDLANAGSLVFTDARIACFPVRSLYGTFAWVSSPMVLRRINRDLRADSAWAKLPIPEPTNANTILIPDVSKSAISEEGNKVYFEDLDFTAEENQDVGRIATYFAEKVFGKENPWFEPFRQRFAVVPDGTFDYLCETATEVSARIRIDPKTKTVASGALWYEESVPAEAIFAGLLWCDRVYGAAGVTARNLIEKFASGERLLQLGGHATTGRGQARCIFPAAGGNND; this is encoded by the coding sequence ATGAGCAGCAAGCCTGCACCGTATTGGCTACACGCCATCACACCCATGCACGTCGGAGTCGGACGAGGAATCGGGTTTGTCGACCTGCCAATCGTTCGGGAGAAAGTCACGAATTGGCCGTTGATTCCAGGCTCTTCCGTTAAGGGTGTCATCGCGGACCTTAACGGTGCGACCGACGACGCCCGCCAGAATGAATCTGCCGACGGCCGATTGCTGAAGGCGGCCTTCGGCTCCTCAGGCGATGATCTCGCCAACGCCGGCTCCCTGGTGTTCACCGACGCGCGAATTGCCTGCTTTCCGGTACGGAGCCTCTATGGCACGTTTGCCTGGGTCTCCTCCCCCATGGTCTTGCGGAGAATCAACCGCGACTTGAGAGCAGATTCAGCCTGGGCCAAACTACCGATACCAGAACCGACCAACGCCAACACCATTTTGATACCGGATGTCTCAAAGTCGGCCATCTCGGAGGAAGGGAACAAGGTTTACTTCGAGGACCTGGACTTTACCGCCGAAGAGAATCAGGACGTTGGCAGAATCGCAACGTACTTCGCCGAAAAGGTCTTCGGAAAAGAGAACCCCTGGTTCGAGCCGTTCAGACAGCGCTTCGCGGTTGTACCGGACGGCACCTTCGACTATCTCTGCGAAACGGCCACCGAAGTGAGTGCTCGGATTCGCATAGATCCGAAGACAAAGACCGTGGCATCCGGAGCGCTTTGGTACGAAGAATCCGTTCCGGCCGAGGCCATATTCGCGGGATTGCTGTGGTGCGACCGCGTGTACGGCGCCGCCGGGGTCACGGCCCGGAACCTGATTGAGAAATTCGCTTCCGGCGAGCGGCTGCTCCAACTGGGCGGCCATGCCACCACCGGTCGGGGCCAGGCGCGATGCATCTTCCCGGCCGCGGGAGGCAACAATGACTAA
- the cmr3 gene encoding type III-B CRISPR module-associated protein Cmr3 — translation MTTYLSVSPIDPIIARDGRPFGFGQGNRMRSLRWPHPSTATGSLRTLLAKRDECDFTPKLCDSLRSITVAGPLPVVDERIYFPAPLDALVVRKSTNDDEQAVYPLRPMRLPEDGTIGCDLPDGLQPVVAATDLKAVEGPSFWSTDRMTSWLLGKHFDTIPKSPTQHDGFLGRIPEDQRTQVSIDAQTGSAEEGHLFSTVALDMTDELSGADIELALRIEENGAFIRDASAFDETHPFGGERRLATWSQGHESNWAVPAKLYSNLHQSNSNRLRMILASPAIFAQGWKPGWLDHDLTGQPPGSPDNTKVRLVAACVGRWQAISGWSLEKGTAGPKAVRRAVPAGSVYCFEILEGDIAAIAEKLWLHPVSDNEQDRRDGFGLALWGKWDWASNENGGII, via the coding sequence ATGACAACCTATCTTAGCGTTTCACCGATAGATCCGATCATCGCGCGCGACGGCCGTCCCTTTGGCTTCGGACAGGGCAACCGTATGCGCTCGCTTCGCTGGCCCCACCCTTCGACGGCGACAGGCAGCCTTCGCACACTGTTGGCAAAGCGAGACGAATGTGATTTCACCCCGAAGCTATGTGATTCTCTCCGATCAATAACCGTTGCGGGGCCGCTCCCAGTCGTTGATGAACGCATATACTTCCCTGCGCCGCTCGACGCTCTGGTGGTGCGCAAATCCACTAACGATGACGAGCAGGCAGTGTATCCGCTTCGCCCGATGCGACTCCCGGAGGATGGCACCATCGGTTGCGATCTCCCCGATGGCCTCCAACCAGTCGTGGCTGCAACCGACCTAAAGGCCGTAGAAGGACCTTCCTTCTGGTCCACGGACCGCATGACAAGCTGGCTGTTGGGCAAGCACTTCGACACTATCCCGAAGTCGCCTACGCAGCACGACGGGTTCCTGGGCAGAATCCCCGAGGATCAGCGAACCCAAGTGTCTATCGACGCACAAACGGGCTCCGCAGAAGAAGGACATCTCTTCTCAACGGTTGCCCTCGATATGACCGATGAACTGAGCGGCGCCGACATCGAGCTCGCTCTCAGGATTGAGGAGAACGGCGCCTTTATCAGGGATGCCTCGGCCTTCGACGAAACTCACCCGTTTGGCGGCGAGAGACGCCTGGCCACGTGGTCTCAGGGGCATGAATCTAATTGGGCTGTACCCGCCAAGCTGTACAGCAACCTTCACCAGTCCAACAGCAACAGGTTGCGCATGATCCTCGCCTCTCCCGCGATCTTTGCCCAAGGCTGGAAACCGGGCTGGCTCGATCATGATCTGACGGGCCAACCACCCGGCAGTCCCGACAATACTAAGGTTCGACTAGTCGCGGCCTGCGTCGGCCGGTGGCAGGCCATATCGGGATGGAGTCTGGAGAAGGGAACCGCCGGGCCCAAGGCTGTTCGAAGAGCCGTTCCGGCGGGCAGCGTGTACTGCTTTGAAATCCTCGAAGGCGATATTGCGGCCATTGCGGAGAAGCTCTGGCTTCATCCTGTTAGTGACAATGAACAGGATCGTCGCGATGGCTTTGGTTTGGCTCTCTGGGGGAAGTGGGATTGGGCAAGCAATGAAAATGGAGGAATAATATGA
- the cas10 gene encoding type III-B CRISPR-associated protein Cas10/Cmr2 yields MEFYSAWASYDTENDYPQVRERLMRVLSGRKSCRDFGAGTSAALLPKSSLSGLRDTILIVGSSRQETRSLRERVLSEAPELAQRLRLSEGEELDVADFVKRSTRGSFPSVTRVAVDPWLRGIEHDGGEARAAIGEIAELCQGNKPFATGTGDYFRSFFPFDGSVLLEGRARLMVRQAKRRDDSSAMGLEFTSKDVTDLQTIAALVQKVKTEQEYGEPQPYLAILLADGDGIGKLLSSIRDSEAHRQFSSNLSLFSETAKELVDRQHCGCLVYSGGDDVLAMIPVDQALSCARRLHEEFRKTWKQGESAPTLSVGIAIGHCAEPLEDLLQYARIAERSAKKPLGNGLAIHLHPRSGSPIFVRGPWGDKTQESLDLRMSNWCQLFADKLISGRSPYDIRNLAFTYADWPDDDNTATAIRADIRLVLSKKRPGGKKMDDSFYATHVEHLLSVERDFGEADSQHHARHHVGLMGLANEWLIARHIAASIRQAGDRQAERKALQEESA; encoded by the coding sequence TTGGAATTCTATTCGGCCTGGGCATCGTATGATACCGAAAACGACTACCCACAGGTTAGAGAACGACTCATGCGCGTTCTGTCGGGTAGGAAGTCCTGTCGAGATTTTGGCGCTGGCACAAGTGCGGCACTTCTGCCTAAATCATCGCTGAGCGGATTGCGGGACACCATCTTGATTGTCGGAAGCTCCCGACAGGAAACACGGAGCCTTCGCGAGCGAGTCCTCAGCGAAGCTCCGGAACTCGCCCAGAGGCTGCGGCTGTCTGAGGGGGAGGAATTGGACGTTGCCGACTTTGTCAAACGCTCAACGAGAGGATCATTTCCTTCAGTAACTCGCGTTGCCGTAGACCCCTGGCTTCGTGGTATAGAGCATGACGGCGGAGAGGCCCGCGCCGCGATTGGGGAAATCGCTGAACTCTGCCAGGGCAACAAACCGTTCGCCACCGGCACAGGTGACTATTTCAGGTCCTTCTTCCCGTTCGATGGGTCTGTACTTCTTGAAGGCCGAGCCAGACTCATGGTGAGGCAGGCCAAAAGACGTGACGACTCAAGCGCCATGGGGCTCGAGTTCACGTCTAAGGACGTTACTGACCTGCAAACCATTGCGGCGCTCGTTCAGAAAGTAAAGACCGAACAAGAATACGGCGAGCCTCAACCCTATCTGGCGATTCTCCTGGCCGATGGTGACGGAATTGGCAAGCTGCTGTCGTCGATAAGAGATTCGGAAGCGCACCGACAGTTCTCGTCAAACCTCTCGTTGTTCTCGGAAACTGCGAAAGAACTTGTAGACAGACAGCATTGCGGCTGTCTGGTCTATTCCGGGGGAGATGATGTGCTCGCTATGATTCCGGTTGACCAGGCGTTGTCATGCGCGAGAAGACTTCACGAGGAATTCAGGAAGACGTGGAAACAAGGGGAATCTGCCCCTACCCTTTCTGTGGGCATCGCTATCGGGCATTGCGCCGAACCGCTTGAGGATCTCCTGCAATACGCTCGCATTGCGGAGAGATCTGCCAAGAAGCCGCTCGGGAACGGCCTCGCAATCCACCTGCACCCCAGAAGCGGCTCCCCTATATTCGTCCGCGGTCCGTGGGGGGACAAGACTCAAGAGTCATTGGATCTTCGAATGTCCAACTGGTGCCAACTCTTTGCCGACAAACTGATCTCCGGTCGCTCTCCCTACGACATCAGGAACCTGGCCTTCACCTATGCCGACTGGCCCGACGACGATAACACCGCCACGGCAATCCGGGCTGATATTCGCCTGGTACTCTCTAAGAAGCGCCCCGGCGGCAAGAAGATGGACGACAGTTTCTACGCCACTCACGTCGAGCACTTGTTGTCGGTCGAGCGAGATTTCGGCGAGGCAGACTCACAGCATCACGCCAGACATCATGTCGGACTCATGGGTCTGGCCAACGAGTGGCTGATTGCCAGACACATTGCCGCCTCGATCAGACAGGCCGGCGACCGACAAGCAGAGCGCAAGGCACTACAGGAGGAAAGCGCATGA
- the cmr1 gene encoding type III-B CRISPR module RAMP protein Cmr1: MEQRVDSGPDGSSNSVRITNLSPVFGGGAEPGISSEFPEVRASSVRGHLRFWWRATRGTKFDLPEMRQRESEIWGSTALPSPVSLDIVVHSCSRPEPCVKWDDAMSWQAPFDRYRGSLPYVLFPFQGTSPDKKDAVAPAKFINHMDFTVSVGLPSQQRRLSLKDHYNKLREEKKLSPLKEEIDFRADVECAFWAWINFGGIGARTRRGCGALRCTGWDFPSKTPLPGSMNEYPEWYREMASYFGVDIPASNSPRPWPTAFRDAALGPKEYNDGIDAWSDVISIYKKFRQGVTTDANKHRYRSPRWPEAESVKGLVREDRGATATAGLVQANRCNLSAPAFPRVSFGLPIIMELRNERIAGEDKDVKPTLQISESVDRMASPLILKPLALSSGKVLPAIFVLLTPPMKAAYVAPGAHDLSVGVPLLADNIWRDDMFDYPNSPMELVPVEEREHVTSAVDAFFEYAISKK, translated from the coding sequence GTGGAGCAACGCGTAGATTCTGGCCCGGACGGTTCCAGTAATTCCGTTCGAATCACGAATCTGTCACCCGTGTTCGGAGGCGGCGCTGAACCGGGCATAAGCAGCGAATTCCCCGAGGTCCGCGCCTCCTCAGTTAGGGGCCATCTCCGTTTCTGGTGGCGCGCTACACGCGGGACCAAGTTCGACTTGCCCGAAATGCGTCAACGGGAGAGCGAAATATGGGGTAGCACAGCTCTACCCAGCCCCGTATCACTGGACATTGTTGTCCACTCCTGTTCAAGGCCTGAACCCTGCGTCAAGTGGGACGACGCGATGAGCTGGCAAGCACCCTTCGACCGGTATCGAGGATCGCTTCCATACGTGCTGTTTCCATTCCAGGGGACATCCCCCGACAAGAAAGACGCTGTCGCTCCGGCGAAGTTCATCAATCATATGGATTTCACAGTCTCAGTAGGATTGCCCAGTCAGCAACGCAGGCTGTCTTTGAAGGATCATTACAACAAGCTGCGGGAGGAAAAGAAGCTAAGCCCGCTTAAAGAGGAAATCGATTTCCGCGCTGATGTGGAGTGCGCCTTTTGGGCCTGGATTAATTTCGGTGGCATCGGAGCTCGCACCCGTCGCGGCTGCGGGGCCTTGCGTTGTACCGGTTGGGACTTCCCCTCTAAAACACCACTCCCCGGGAGCATGAACGAGTACCCCGAATGGTACAGAGAGATGGCTTCCTATTTCGGAGTTGACATTCCTGCCTCTAATTCGCCCCGTCCATGGCCAACCGCTTTTCGCGACGCGGCCCTCGGCCCCAAGGAGTACAACGATGGAATCGATGCCTGGAGCGATGTGATCAGCATATACAAGAAATTCAGGCAGGGTGTTACGACTGATGCCAACAAACATAGATACAGGTCGCCACGCTGGCCCGAGGCGGAGTCTGTAAAGGGCCTTGTTCGAGAAGACCGTGGAGCGACAGCAACCGCCGGTCTTGTCCAAGCCAATCGATGCAATCTCTCGGCGCCTGCGTTTCCGCGCGTCTCCTTTGGACTACCAATTATCATGGAGCTTCGCAACGAGCGAATTGCGGGCGAGGATAAGGACGTCAAACCCACGCTGCAAATCAGCGAGAGCGTGGACAGAATGGCCAGTCCCCTCATCCTTAAGCCTCTGGCTTTGTCATCGGGCAAGGTCTTGCCAGCGATATTTGTTCTATTAACGCCTCCGATGAAAGCTGCATACGTCGCTCCGGGGGCTCACGATCTGAGTGTGGGCGTTCCGCTCTTGGCTGACAACATTTGGAGGGACGACATGTTTGACTACCCAAACTCGCCTATGGAGCTCGTGCCGGTAGAGGAACGAGAACACGTAACATCGGCTGTCGACGCTTTCTTCGAATATGCCATCAGCAAGAAATAA
- a CDS encoding PDZ domain-containing protein: MSKILKIGIAIAVVAILVVGTVLARKGSSDDAWLGISPETVTYRLAKKMDLPVKSGVLVERVYRDSPAREAGLKRGDVVLAIDGKEVTDSDELSDVILDHKIGDEVTLTINRDGKEEQVKAKLEEAPRRSYNRSFTWNDDDDDDGYIFNRNSWSRSSWERPFLGVSLQDLNRQLGEYFGVERGRGALVTEVEEDSPAAEAGLKAGDVIIEIDGDQMRDAEDVIEAVGDREIGDKINITVKRQKNDIKVEAELAEGDENTSGVYGWNDYGPVILNIPDIPDIPDIPDVPSFNSSFFNSRIRYLSDDGCWFDLDEDDLQDLREEMQDLNEEMRDMKVHLKDEISRSVGSNRML, from the coding sequence ATGAGCAAAATACTCAAAATCGGAATCGCAATCGCCGTGGTCGCGATTCTGGTGGTCGGTACGGTGCTGGCCCGCAAGGGCTCCTCCGACGATGCCTGGCTCGGCATTTCCCCCGAAACGGTGACCTATCGCCTCGCCAAGAAGATGGACCTCCCGGTGAAGTCGGGCGTCCTGGTCGAGCGCGTCTATCGCGACTCCCCGGCCCGCGAGGCAGGGCTCAAGCGAGGAGATGTGGTCCTGGCCATCGACGGCAAGGAAGTGACCGATTCCGATGAGTTGTCGGATGTCATTCTCGACCATAAAATCGGCGACGAAGTGACCCTGACGATCAATCGCGACGGCAAGGAAGAACAAGTCAAGGCCAAACTCGAGGAGGCTCCGCGACGTTCCTACAACCGAAGTTTCACCTGGAACGACGACGACGATGACGACGGTTACATTTTCAATCGCAACAGCTGGAGTCGCAGCAGTTGGGAGCGGCCGTTCCTGGGCGTAAGCCTTCAGGATTTGAACCGTCAGCTCGGCGAGTATTTCGGCGTTGAGCGCGGTCGCGGCGCTCTCGTGACCGAGGTCGAGGAGGATTCTCCGGCAGCCGAGGCCGGTCTTAAGGCGGGCGACGTTATTATCGAGATCGACGGCGACCAGATGCGCGACGCCGAGGATGTGATCGAGGCGGTCGGCGATCGCGAGATCGGCGACAAGATCAACATCACCGTCAAGCGTCAGAAAAACGATATCAAGGTCGAGGCGGAACTGGCCGAGGGGGATGAAAATACCTCGGGCGTTTACGGCTGGAACGACTATGGTCCGGTCATCCTGAACATTCCGGATATTCCGGACATCCCGGATATTCCGGATGTGCCGAGTTTCAACTCGTCGTTTTTCAACAGCCGCATCAGGTATCTCTCGGACGATGGTTGCTGGTTCGATCTGGACGAAGATGATCTGCAAGATCTCAGGGAAGAGATGCAGGACCTGAACGAGGAGATGCGCGACATGAAAGTTCATCTCAAGGATGAAATCAGTCGTTCGGTCGGGTCCAACAGGATGTTATAA